Sequence from the Rhodococcus jostii RHA1 genome:
CTGACCGGGACACCCTGCTGGACCGGGTGCGGGCCGAACCCGAGCGGTGGGTCGGGCAGATCGTCCCGGACCCCTCGTATGCGCCCGCGGCCGACGGATCCGGCGACGTCTTCCTCGCACCGGTCGGGGTGCGGCTGTTCACCGTGGCGCAGCAGGTCGGATTCACCCCCATGGCCGGAGGTCTCGGCACGTCTCTCGTTCCCGGGGCCGAGCGCGGCGACCGGCGTCACGTCGGCGCGAAGGACGTCTGGATCCGGTTGGCCCAGCGCACCGCGTCCACCGATCCGGGGGACGCCGCCGACCGCGACGGGGAAGCCCTGCCCACGTATGCGGCGACGACGTCCGACCTGATGACGTCGCCGCGCGCACTGACCGAACTGTTCTGGATGGGCCGGTTCGCCGAGCGCGCCGAGGGTGCGGCACGCCTGATGATCGCCGTCGGCGAGAAGTACCGCGACTACCGCCTGCGACCGTGGCTCGCGGGCGGCGGAAGCCTCCCGATCCTGCTCGACACGGTCCTGTTGGTCGCCGACGCCGGGAACCGCCCGGAGGAGCCCGGTCGCTGTGCCGAGTCCGGCTCGGATCCGGTCGCCGACCAGTTGCGGGTGCGCTCGGAGTTCCGTTCGCTGACGGTCGACCCCGGCCGGGACGGGTCGCTCGCGCACGCGGTCCGTGGCGTCGAGCAGGCCGCGCGGGCCGTGCGCGGGCAACTGTCCACCGACATCTGGGCCGTCCTCAGTTCCGTCGAACGCGCACTCGGACAGGTCGCCGCCGACACGGCCGACGACGGGTCCGTGCTGTTCGAGGCGCAGTCCGCAGTACTCGGTGGGATGCTCGCTCTGTCCGGAGTCGCCGCGGAATCGCTGGTCCGGGACACCGGCTGGCACGTCATGGACATCGGGAAGCGAATCGAGCGGGCAGCCACCCTGACCGCGCTCGTGGAGTCCACGCTGCGACGGAAGACGGACCCGGCGACCGAGCGGGCGGTGATCGAATCGCTCCTCGTCGCCACCGAGAGTTCCGTCGTCTATCGCCGCCGCAATCGGAGCATCCGCCCGGCCGCCGTGGCCGAGTTGCTGCTGTTCGACGTGAAGAACCCGCGGTCGCTGGCGTTCCAGCTCGAGGCGCTCCGTGCGAATCTGACCGCACTGCCGGACGCCTCGGGTGCGTCGCGTGCGGAGCGGCTCGTCGAGGACATGGTCAATACCGTGCGGCGCGTCGACCCTGCTCGACTCGAATCGGTCGACGCGACCGGGTCCCGGAAGGAGCTGGGTGAGCTGACGGCCACGATGCGCGCACTGCTGAGCGAACTGTCCGACGTGATGTTGAAAGGTCAGCTGTCGCTGCCGGGCGGCACCCAGCCGCTGTGGGGCAGCGGGACCACGTGGAGCGCCGCGCAGGGCGGGGTTCCCGCATGACCGACGTGTCGCCCCGCACAGACGAGGCAGCGGAACGGCCGGTGCTGCGCCGATACAGGATCACCCACCGCACCACGTACACGTACTCGGGGCCGGTGTCCTCGTCGTACGGCCGGGGTTATCTCCTGCCCCGCGACACCGAGGAACAGCGATGCGTGAGTTCCGTCGTCGACATCTCGCCGGTGCCCGCGGACCGTTCCACCGGGTCCGACGTGTACGGCAACCGGGACCTGTACTTCCAGGTGAGCACGCCGCACGAGGAACTGGTCGTGGCGGCCGAATCCGAGATCGAGGTCTACGGACCCGACAAGACCGGACTCGCCGCCGCACCCGCGAACGCGCCGTGGGAATTGTCCCGCCCCGTGGGAACCGAGGGGGCGATGGCGCAGGAGTTCGTGCTCGACCTCGAACCCCCCGAGATCAGCGACGCAGTCCGCGAGTACGCGGCGCCGAGTTTCCCACCGGAACGGCCCCTCGCCGACGCGGTGGTCGATCTCACCACGCGCATCCACCGCGACTTCCAGTACAAGTCGGGGTCGACGTCGGTCTCCACGCGCGTCGCGGAGGTGCTCGAGAAGCGGTCGGGGGTGTGCCAGGACTTCGCTCGGCTCGCCATCGCCTGCCTGCGCTCGCGGGGACTCGCGGCCCGGTACGTGTCCGGCTATCTGGCGACGCAACCGCCGCCCGGCAAGGAACGGATGATCGGCGTCGACGCCACCCACGCCTGGGCGGCCGTGTGGATGCCGGGGGACCGGTGGCTCGCCTTCGACCCCACCAACGACCAGCTCGTCGACGAGCGGTACACCGTGGTCGCGTGGGGCCGGGACTACGCGGACGTGCCGCCCCTGCGCGGTGTCATATACACAGAGGCACGAAACAGCACCATTGCGGTGTCGGTTGACGTGGCGCCGATCGAAGTGCTCGCGCCGGATCAGCCGAAATGCTGAAATTCATCCGGGCTTCCGGTGGAGGACTCGATGATCCGTGTCACTAGCAGGTAAGTTGGTCCGCGATGACTGCAATACTGGCAGACCCCGTTTCAGAGGTAGTTGCCGCAGCCGAGAAGCTGCTCACCCGTCGCACAGGGGCACCCGTGACACTGGTGGATCCCGTGGATCTCGGCGGTAGTGGCCGCACCATCGTGCTCCGTGTGCGCGTGGCGGAGAATCCGTTCTCCCTTCCGCGGACGTTGGTGATCAAGCAGGTCCGCGAGGAGTCCGGGGTGTCCGGCGCGCGGGCCGTCGATCCCGACGATCTCACCGGCGACAGCCGCAGCGCCTTCCTCCGGGAGGCCGTCTCGTACCAGTTCGCCACGGCGCTGGCGACGGACAGCCGCCCCGGAGCCGAACTGCTCGCATCCGACCTCGACGCCCGGCTCCTCGTGCTCAGCGACCTCGGGGACGCCACCCCGATCAGCGCCCTGCTCGAGCACTCCGACTCCGACACCGTCACCAACACCCTGATGGCGATGGCCCAGGCGCTCGGCCGCATGCACGCGGCCACCGTGGGCCGCGAGGAAGACTTCACCGCCCTGCTGCGCCGCGCCGAGGTGGCGCACTGCGACGACACCGTGGCCGAGCAGGTGGAGCGTGCGGTGCCCGCCGTGCCCGGCCTGCTGTCCGAGATCCTCCGCGTCGACGTCTCCCCGGACCTGACCGATCAGGTGGCGCGTGCCGCGAAGCTGTTCGAGAGCGGCCGCTTCCGGGCGTTCAGCCCGTCCGACCTGTGCCCGGACAACATCATCGTCAACGACGAGGGCGTGCGGTTCCTCGACTACGAGTGGGGCGGTTTCCGCGACGCCATGCTCGACATCGCGTACGCGCTGGTCTCGTTCCCCGGCTGCCTGTGCAGCATCGAACTGTCCGAGGACCGGACGCAGGCGATGATCGAGGCCTGGCGTGCGGAGGTCGTGGGGATGTGGCCTGCGCTCGCCGACGACAACGTGCTCGCCGCCCGCATGGTCGAGGCGCAACTGATCTGGGTGTGGCTCAGCACCTACCTGTTCCTGCCGGAGAACCACACGCGCATCGCGGCCGTCCGCGAACACCACCTGTCCGTGCCGCGGTCCGAGGCGCTGACCCAGCGCTGGGACAAGCTGGCCCGCTCGGCCGATCACGCCGGGAACACGGTGGTCGCCCACCACGCCCGCGTCATCGCCGACAAGATCCGGGGACTGTCCGTCGGCTGACCCGCGGTCCGGCCGGACTGGGTCCGACGGTGCGGTTCCAGTAGCGTCGAACTTGTGAGCGATCTTTTCGGTTCGGATGTCGGCGAGGACGAGTCGGCAGGCCTGTTCGAGACGGCGCAGCCCGACGAGGCGGCGTCGGCCCCGCGATCGGTTCCCGGTCCCGTGTCGCTCGACCACCACGCACCGCTGGCAGTGCGCATGCGTCCCCGGACGCTCGGTGAGGTGGTCGGGCAGCAGCATCTCCTGGGCCCCGGTGCGCCGCTGCGGCGCCTCGTGGAGGGGTCGGGGGCCGCGTCCGTCCTGCTGTACGGTCCGCCCGGCACCGGCAAGACGACGCTGGCGTCGCTGATCTCGGGGGCCACCGGCCGCCGTTTCGAGGCACTGTCCGCGTTGTCCGCCGGGGTGAAGGAAGTGCGCGGCGTCATCGAACTGGCCCGCCGCCGCCTGCTCGCGGGCGAGCAGACGGTGCTGTTCATCGACGAGGTGCACCGCTTCTCGAAGACCCAGCAGGACGCCCTGCTGGCGGCAGTGGAGAACCGGATCGTGCTCCTCGTGGCTGCCACCACCGAGAATCCCTCGTTCTCCGTGGTGTCCCCGCTGCTGTCTCGCTCGCTCGTCCTGCAACTGCAGTCGCTGACGGCGGACGACATCGAGAACCTCCTGGAGCGGGCCCGCACCGACGAGCGGGGTCTCGGCGGGGAGATCGAGATCGCGGGTGACGCGATGGACCATCTGGTGCGCCTCGCGGCCGGCGACGCCCGCCGGGCGCTCACCGCGCTCGAGGCGGCGGCGGGCGCTGCGCTCGACCAGGCCGGTGACACGGACCGTCCGGTGCTGCTGGACCTCGCGACCGTGGAAGCGAGCGTCGACAAGGCGGCCGTCCGCTACGACCGTGACGGCGATCAGCACTACGACGTGATCAGCGCCTTCATCAAGTCGATCCGCGGTTCGGACGTCGACGCCGCCCTGCACTACCTGGCCCGGATGCTCACGGCGGGCGAGGACCCCCGCTTCATCGCGCGGCGGCTGGTCGTCCATGCCAGCGAGGACATCGGGATGGCCGACCCCACCGCATTGCAGACCGCGACCGCCGCCGCGCAGGCAGTACAGCTGATCGGGATGCCCGAGGCCCGCCTGGCCCTCGCCCAGGCCACGATCCACCTCGCGACCGCACCCAAGTCGGGGGCCGTCATCGCGGCGCTCGGTGCCGCGATGGCGGATGTCGCGGCCGGAAACGCCGGGCTCGTCCCGCCGCACCTGCGCGACGGCCACTACGCGGGGGCGGCGAAACTCGGCAACGCCGTCGGGTACCGCTATCCCCACGATCATCCCGACGGGGTACTGGCGCAGCAGTATCCGCCGGACGAGCTGGTCGGTGTCGACTACTACCAGCCCACCACTCACGGCGGTGAGCGGGACATCGCGGGGCGTGTGGACAAATTGCGCGCCATCGTCCGCGGCACGAACCGTCAGGGTGGCCGGTTAAGCTGAATGTTGCCGAACTGCGCGGTGGACGCGTGGTTCGCTCCGCTTGTTCGACCCATCGTTGCCCTCGAGACAGACAATAAGGATCACTGACGTGCAGACCCACGAGATTCGCCGGCGCTTCCTCGACCATTTCGTCAAGGCAGGCCACACCGAGGTACCCAGCGCCTCGCTGATTCTCGACGATCCGAACCTGCTGTTCGTCAACGCCGGGATGGTGCAGTTCGTGCCGTTCTTCCTCGGCCAGCAGACGCCGCCGTACCCGAGGGCGACCAGTGTCCAGAAGTGTGTGCGCACCCTCGACATCGAGAATGTGGGCATCACCACACGGCACAACACGTTCTTCCAGATGGCCGGCAACTTCTCGTTCGGCGACTACTTCAAGCGCGACGCGATCAAGCATGCGTGGGCGCTGCTGACCTCTAGCGTCGACGACGGGGGTTACGGCTTCGATCCCGAGCGCATCTGGGTGACGGTCTACCTCGACGACGACGACGCCCGCGACATCTGGCGCGACGAGGTCGGCGTTCCCGAATCGCGGATCCAGCGCCGCGGCATGGCCGACAACTACTGGTCCATGGGCATTCCCGGCCCCTGCGGCCCGTGCTCGGAGATCTACTACGACCGCGGCCCCGAGTACGGCAAGGAAGGCGGCCCGGAGGCCGACGAGGACCGCTACATCGAGATCTGGAATCTCGTGTTCATGCAGAACGAGCGTGGCCTCGGCATCAGCAAGGACAACTTCGAGATCCTCGGCCCGCTGCCGAAGCAGAACATCGACACCGGCATGGGTGTCGAGCGCGTCGCGTTCCTGCTCCAGGGCGTCGACAACGTGTACGAGACCGACCTCGTGCGCCCGGTCATCGCGAAGGCCGAGGAACTGTCGGGCCGCAAGTACGGCGCCGTCCACGACGACGACGTGCGCTTCCGGGTCATCGCCGACCACGCGCGCACCGCGGCGATGCTCATCGCCGACGGCGTGAACCCCGGCAACGACGGGCGCGGCTACGTCCTGCGCCGCCTGCTGCGGCGCATCGTCCGGTCCGCGAAGCTGCTCGGCGCCGACAAGCCCAGCATGCGTGAGTTCATCACCGTCGTCCGCGACACGATGGCGCCGTCCTACCCGGTCCTCGACACCGACTTCGGCCGCATCGAGACGGTCGCGGTGGGGGAGGAGACCGCGTTCCTCAAAACCCTCACGTCCGGCTCGAAGCTGTTCGAAGGCGCCGCCGAGTCGGTGAAGGCGTCCGGCAAGTCGACGATCGGCGGCGACCAGGCGTTCGCGCTCCACGACACGTACGGCTTCCCGATCGATCTGACCCTGGAGATGGCGGCCGAGGCCGGCCTGACCGTCGACGAGGAGGGCTTCCGCACGCTGATGGCGGAACAGCGGCAGCGCGCGAAGGACGACGCCCAGGCCCGTAAGCACGCGCACGCCGACCTGACCGTCTACAAGGAACTCCTCGACCGCGGACCCACCGAATTCACCGGATTCCACGAATTGGTCTCCGAGGCACATGTTCTCGCGCTGATCTCGCAGGGGCAGCGGGTCCCCGTCGCGACGGCGGGCCAGGACGTCGAGGTCATCCTCGACCGCAGCCCCCTGTACGCGGAGGCGGGTGGCCAGATCGCCGACCTCGGTACCCTCACCGGCCCGGGCCTGCGGGTGAAGGTCAACGACGTCCAGAAGATCGCCAAGAAGCTGTGGGTCCACAAGGTGACCGTGCAGGAGGGTCAGCTCACCGAGGGTGACGTCGTGCTCGCGCAGGTCGACGCCGCGTGGCGCAAGGGTGCCACGCAGGGGCATTCCGGCACCCACATGGTGCACGCCGCGCTGCGACAGGTGCTCGGCCCCAACGCGGTTCAGGCCGGCTCGCTGAACAAGCCGGGCTACCTGCGTTTCGACTTCTCCTGGCAGGGCGCGCTGACGGAAGCGCAGAAGCAGGACATCGAGGTCGTCGCGAACGAGGCGGTGGCCGCCGACTACTCGGTGAACACGTTCGTCACCGATCTCGACAAGGCGAAGTCGATGGGCGCGATGGCGCTGTTCGGCGAGAACTACGGCGACGAGGTGCGGGTCGTCGAGATCGGCGGACCGTTCTCGATGGAGCTGTGTGGTGGAACTCATGTGGGCAGCTCCTCGCAGATCGGCAACGTCACCCTGCTCGGTGAGCAGTCCGTCGGTTCCGGTGTGCGCCGCGTCGAGGCATACGTCGGGCTCGATTCGTACCGCTACCTGGCCAAGGAACGCGCGCTCCTCGCCGGTCTGTCGTCGTCGCTGAAGGTGCCCTCGGAAGAAGTGCCTGCCCGCGTCGAGGCGCTGGTGGAGCGACTCCGGGTGGCGGAGAAGGAACTCGAGCAGACCCGCGCGCAGGCGGTTCTCGCCGCGGCGGGCACGTTCGTCGACAAGGCGCAGAGGGTCGGGCCGGTGCTGCTGGTCGCGGATTCCGCCCCGGCCGGTGTCGGCGGCAACGACCTGCGTGGGCTCGTCACCGACATCCGTGGCCGGTTCGGCACCCAGCCCGCCGTGGTCGCGCTGCTCGGCGACGTCGACGGCAAGGTTCCGTTCGTGGTGGCCGTGAACAAGGCGGCACAGGAACTCGGCCTGGCGGCCGGCGACCTCGTGAAGGGATTCGGTCCGAAGATCGGCGGCCGCGGAGGCGGAAAGGCCGACATGGCACAGGGCTCCGGTTCGGACACCAGCGGAATTGCGGCTGCCCTCGACGCAGTCCGGGGACAAGTGGCGGACAAGGTGGGGAGCCAGTAACGGTGGATCACGCGGAACAGGGTCCGGATCGACCGGGAGTCGACGACCCTGGGCGTGGTCGGCGCATCGGCATCGATGTGGGCAGCGTCCGGATCGGGGTCGCGTCGAGCGACCCCGACGGGATCCTCGCCACCCCCGTGGAGACGGTGCCCCGGTCCAAGGAACGGGGACCCGACGCGCCGGATATCCGGCGCATTGCCGACATTGTCGAGGAATACGAGGCCGTGGAGGTTATCGTCGGTCTGCCGCAGACCTTGCGGGGTGAACGGGGGAAGGCCGCCTCGATCGCTACTGTGTTCGCGAAGCGATTGCGAAGGAAGGTCGACCCGATACCGGTGCGGATGGCGGACGAACGTCTGACGACCGTCACTGCCGCGCGGGCGCTTCGCGAGAGCGGTGTCAGTGCGAGGGGCCAGCGTCCTGTGATCGACCAGGCTGCGGCGGTGGCGATCTTGCAGGGATGGTTGGACGAGCGGAGCAGGTCGGTGAATGCAGGGGATTCAGGTGGGGACGCGCAGCTACCGGAGGGGGGCCAGTGAGCAATCATCGGCGACCCGCAGGTGAGCGACCCGAATTCCAGTACGTCCCGCGCGAACCCCGACGGCACCGCTACCTCGACGAGGACGACGACCAGGTCGACTACGCGCCGCCCCCGGAGGACGACGACGTCGTCACCACGGGGCGCCACGCGGTGGTGTACGACGACCGTGACGTCGACGAACCCCCCGCCCACTACACGGAGCCGGTGTTCGAGCAGCCGGTGTATGAGGACCCGGTGTACGAGCGCCCGGTGTACGAGCGCCCGGTGTACGAGCAACCGTTCGACCCCGAGCCCGTCTACGAGGACGGATACGGTCCCCGTTCGTACGGCGACGCCCGCGCCTACCGGGAACCGGCAGCCGACGACCACGCGTACGACGAGCCCGCCTACGTCGAAGAGCCCGCGTACGTCGACGAGCAGTACGGTTCCCACACCCATCCCGACGACCGCTACGACACACCGCCCGACCAGCCCGATGTCGCGTTCGCGGAGGCCGAGACACAGATAATCTCGGCGATCCCCGAGGAGATCCCGCCGACTCGCGCCCACGCCCGCACGCAGGCCCGCCGGCGCAAACAGGCCACAGGACGCGCACGCCGAGGCAAGCTGTTCGGCGCCCTCGCAGCCGCGACGGTCCTGACAGTGCTGATCGGCATCGTGTTCGTCGGCGGCAGGATGTTCTTCGGCGGTCCCGACGCCCCTGCGGACTACGCGGGCCCGGGTGGTCCCGACGTGGTCGTGCAGGTTCATCCCGGCGACACCGCGGAGGAGATCGCCTCCACTCTGGCCGAGCGGGACGTCGTCGCCAGCGGATCGGCCTTCTTCAACGCCGCGGTCCAGAGCAACGCGATGAACTCGGTGCAACCCGGCTTCTACAGCCTCCCGACCCAGATTCCGGCGGATGACGCCGTGCAGGAACTGATCGACCCCACCTCCCGCGTCGGGCAGATGATCATCTCCGAGGGCAGGCAACTCCACGACACCACCGATGTGCAGACCGGGGCCAAGAAGAAGGGGATCTACACCCTGATCTCCGAGGCCAGTTGTATCGGTGAGGCCGGCCAGGAGCAGTGCATCGGTTACGACGACCTCAACGCCGCCGGTGCAGGCGACCTGTCCGCGCTCGGGGTTCCCGACTGGGCGAAGGACGCGGTCGCCGGTGTTCCGGACCGGGATCGTCAGCTCGAGGGCCTCATCGCCGCGGGCAGCTGGGATTTCGATCCGACCGCCGGTCCCGCCGCCATTCTCCAGAGGCTGGTCACCGAGAGTTCCGCGAGCTACGAGAAGACCGGGATCCTCACCGCGGGCGACCAGGTCGGACTCACGCCGTACAAGATGCTGATCGCGGCGTCCCTGGTGGAACGGGAGGCGATGCCGGACGACTTCTCCAAGGTCGCTCGCGTCATCCTCAACCGGCTCGCCGTCAACCAGGCGTTGCAGTTCGACTCGACGGTCAACTACGCGCTCGACACGACCGAACTGGCCACCACCGACGCCGACCGCGCACAGGTGACACCCTGGAACACGTACGCCAGCCCCGGTCTGCCCGCGACGCCGATCTCCTCGCCCAGCATCGGGGCGTTGCAGGCCGTCGAACAACCGGCACCGGGCGACTGGATCTACTTCGTGACGGTCGATTCGAAGGGCACCACCCTGTTCACGAAGAGCTACGACGAACACCTGGCCAATATCGACCAGGCTCTGAACAACGGGATTCTCAACAGTGGACGATGAAGTGGTGACCGCACGCAAAGCTGCGGTGCTGGGCAGCCCGATCGCGCATTCGCGCTCGCCGCAATTGCACCTCGCGGCGTATCGGGCGCTCGGTCTCACCGGGTGGACGTACGACCGGATCGAGTGCGACGGGGAGCGACTGCCCGGCCTGGTGTCCGGGCTCGGCCCGGAATGGGTCGGGCTGTCCGTCACGATGCCGGGCAAGATCGCCGCACTCGAATTCGCGTCCGAGCGCACCGAACGGGCCGTGGTGATCGGCTCCGCGAACACCCTCGTCCGTATCGAGGGTGGCTGGCGTGCCGACTGCACCGACGTCGACGGGGTCAGCGGTGCTCTCATCGCGGGTGGTGTCGGAACCATCGCGGGCACCGAGGCGGTCGTCGTCGGCGCCGGGGGAACGGCCAGACCCGCGCTCGTGGCGCTCGCCGACATGGGCGTGAAATCGGTGACCGTGGTGGCACGCGACGCGGGTCGCGCGGCAGGTGCACTGGGGTGCGCGGAATCGGTGGGACTCGACGTCCGGTTGCTCGGCTTCGACAGCCCGGAACTCGGTGCTCGGTGCGCGTCGGCCGCCGCGCTCGTCAGCACCGTTCCCTCCGCCGCGATCACCGAGTACGCGGACATTCTCGGGCGGGCGCCGTTCGTGCTCGACGCGATCTACGATCCGTGGCCGACCCCGCTGGCAGCGGCCGTCGAGGCGGCGGGCGGCACCGTTGTCGGCGGACTCTCGATGCTCCTGCACCAGGCGTTCGGGCAGGTCGAGCAGTTTACCGGTCGCCCGGCGCCGCGCGAGGCGATGGCGGCCGCTCTGGGCTAGTTGTCCACAGGCCGGACCGCCATTCACAGGTCGATTGTCGTGCCAGGTCACGGTGATCGACACGGTGATCCGGTCACGCATGCTGCTCGGTATGTGGTGGCTGATCGTGGCGAGTGTGGTGGCAGGTGCGGGTGCGGGATGGGCAGCCCGCCGGACGGCCGGCCTGTTCGTGGGCACGGTGCGGGCGGGCTGGTGTGAGGCGGTGTGCGCTGTCGGCGTCCCCGCCACGGTCTGGGCCGGTACCACCGCATCCACACCGGGGGTGCTGCCGTGTGCGCTCGCGTTCTGGTGGTGGTGTGTGAGTCTCGCCGCCACCGACCTGTGTGCGCGGAAGCTGCCGAACCTGCTGACCCTGCCCGGCTTCCTCGCGATCGTCGGCGTCGGCGCTGCGACCGGATCCGCGGCCACAGCCGTGATCGGCGGGTTCCTGTTGGCGTCGGCGTATCTCGCCCTGTACCTCGGCGCCCCCGGGGCGGTCGGTGCGGGTGACGTGAAACTCGCCCTCGGGGTGGGCGCAGCCGCCGGGCTCGCCGGGGGAGAAGCCTGGGTGCTCGCGGCGGGGCTCGCGCCGGCGCTGACAGCGCTGGTGGGCTGCATCGTTCTCGCCCCCCGGGGTTCGCCGCCGCCGCTCCCGCACGGCCCCGCCATGTGTGCCGCGACACTGGTTGCGCTGTTCGCCGCGCACGTCACCTGAACGAGTCCGCGCCCGGCACACGGTTGGGAGGACCACCGTCACTGCCGGGCGCGGCGACATGGAAGGATATTGGGCGTGCTGCGCTGGATAACTGCCGGAGAATCCCATGGTCCCGCCCTCGTCGCGATGCTCGAGGGGATGGTCGCGGGCGTCGAAGTGACGTCCGAGGACATCTCGACCCAACTCGCGCGACGCCGTCTCGGCTACGGCCGCGGCGCGCGGATGAAGTTCGAGGCCGACAAGGTCACCATCGTCGGTGGTGTGCGCCACGGGCGGACACTCGGCGGACCGATCGCCGTCGAGGTGGGTAACACGGAGTGGCCCAAGTGGGAAACCATCATGTCCGCGGACCCGGTGGACGCCGAACTGCTCGCCGACCAGGCGCGGAATGCGCCACTGACCCGCCCGCGCCCCGGTCACGCCGACTACTCGGGCATGCTCAAGTACGGATTCGACGACGCCCGCCCGGTTCTCGAACGCGCGAGCGCACGCGAGACCGCGGCACGGGTCGCGGCCGCGACTTTCGCCCGCAGTTTCCTCCGCCAGGTGTTCGGCGTGGAGGTGTTGTCCCACGTGATCTCCATCGGCGCGTCCGACCCGTACGTCGGCCCCGAACCCACCGCGTCGGATCTGGCGGCGATCGACGCCAGCCCGGTACGCGCCTTCGACAAGGCCGCCGAGGAATCGATGATCGCCGAGATCGAGGCGGCCAAGCGTGACGGCGACACCCTCGGCGGGGTCGTCGAGGTCGTCATCCACGGTCTCCCTGTGGGTCTCGGATCGTTCATCAGCGGCGCGGACCGCCTCGACGCCCGTCTCGCGTCCGCCCTGATGGGCATTCAGGCCATCAAGGGTGTCGAGGTCGGCGACGGCTTCGAGACCGCGCGCCGTCGCGGCAGCCAGGCGCACGACGAGATGCGTCCGGGCCCGGACGGAATCCTGCGTTCGACCAACCGCGCGGGCGGCCTCGAGGGCGGCATGACCAACGGGGAGGCGCTCCGCGTGCGCGCGGCGATGAAGCCGATCTCGACGGTCCCGCGCGCGCTGGCCACCGTCGACATGTCGACCGGTGAGGAAGCCGTGGCCATCCACCAGCGGTCCGACGTGTGCGCGGTGCCCGCGGCCGGTGTCGTGGCCGAGGCGATGGTGGCGTTGGTCGTCGCCCAGGCGGCACTCGAGAAGTTCGGGGGCGACTCGGTTGCCGAGACGACCGCCAACTACGAGCGCTACGCGTCGGGCGTCGCAGCCCGGCTCGCGCGATGACCACCCGGTCTGCCGTCGCATCGGGGCGGTGACGGATGATGGCACCGAAAGCCGTGCTCGTCGGCCCCCCGGGCGCGGGTAAGTCCACGATCGGGCGGCGCCTCGCGCAGGCCCTGGACCTTCCGCTGTTCGACACCGACGTGGCGGTCGAGGAAGAGGCGGGACGCACGATCGCCGAGATCTTCGTCCAGGAGGGCGAACCCGCCTTCCGTGCCCTCGAGGAAGAGATCGTCCGGAAGGCCATCGAGAGCCACGAGGGGATCGTGTCGCTCGGCGGTGGATCCATCCTCTCCGAGCGGACCCGGGAATTGTTGAAGGGCCACACCGTGATCTATCTCGAGATCAGCGTGGCCGAGGGGCTCAAGCGCACGGGGACCAACACCGCGCGCCCCCTTCTCGCCGGTGGCGACCCCCGCCAGAAGTACACCGAGTTGATGCGCAAGCGCCGACCGCTGTACCGGCAGGTGGCGTCCATCCGGATACGCACGGACGGGCGGAGTCCCGCCCGCGTGGTGCAGCAGCTGGTGGCGAAACTCGCCGAGTGATCGGCGGCCCCGGCGGAACAGAGACATCCGAGAATCTCGGACAAGACGGAGCGGAGCAGCAGACAGTGACCGAACCGGTACGCGTACAGGTGCAGACGGCGAACCCCTACCCGGTCATCATCGGGCGCGGATTGCTCGGCGAGCTGGTGGACGAACTCACCGGCACGAGGACGGTGGCGATCTTCCATCAGCCGCCGCTGGCCGAGACGGCGGAGGCGGTGCGCGCGGCGCTCGCCGAAAAGGGAATCGATGCGCACCGCATCGAGATTCCGGACGCGGAGGACGGCAAGGATCTGGCCGTGGCCGGATTCTGCTGGGAGGTCCTCGGCCGTATCGGGCTGACCCGCAGCGACGCCGTGGTCAGCCTGGGCGGTGGCGCGGCCACCGACCTCGCCGGGTTCGTCGCGGCGACGTGGATGCGCGGTGT
This genomic interval carries:
- a CDS encoding shikimate dehydrogenase, encoding MDDEVVTARKAAVLGSPIAHSRSPQLHLAAYRALGLTGWTYDRIECDGERLPGLVSGLGPEWVGLSVTMPGKIAALEFASERTERAVVIGSANTLVRIEGGWRADCTDVDGVSGALIAGGVGTIAGTEAVVVGAGGTARPALVALADMGVKSVTVVARDAGRAAGALGCAESVGLDVRLLGFDSPELGARCASAAALVSTVPSAAITEYADILGRAPFVLDAIYDPWPTPLAAAVEAAGGTVVGGLSMLLHQAFGQVEQFTGRPAPREAMAAALG
- a CDS encoding endolytic transglycosylase MltG; its protein translation is MSNHRRPAGERPEFQYVPREPRRHRYLDEDDDQVDYAPPPEDDDVVTTGRHAVVYDDRDVDEPPAHYTEPVFEQPVYEDPVYERPVYERPVYEQPFDPEPVYEDGYGPRSYGDARAYREPAADDHAYDEPAYVEEPAYVDEQYGSHTHPDDRYDTPPDQPDVAFAEAETQIISAIPEEIPPTRAHARTQARRRKQATGRARRGKLFGALAAATVLTVLIGIVFVGGRMFFGGPDAPADYAGPGGPDVVVQVHPGDTAEEIASTLAERDVVASGSAFFNAAVQSNAMNSVQPGFYSLPTQIPADDAVQELIDPTSRVGQMIISEGRQLHDTTDVQTGAKKKGIYTLISEASCIGEAGQEQCIGYDDLNAAGAGDLSALGVPDWAKDAVAGVPDRDRQLEGLIAAGSWDFDPTAGPAAILQRLVTESSASYEKTGILTAGDQVGLTPYKMLIAASLVEREAMPDDFSKVARVILNRLAVNQALQFDSTVNYALDTTELATTDADRAQVTPWNTYASPGLPATPISSPSIGALQAVEQPAPGDWIYFVTVDSKGTTLFTKSYDEHLANIDQALNNGILNSGR
- the alaS gene encoding alanine--tRNA ligase, which produces MQTHEIRRRFLDHFVKAGHTEVPSASLILDDPNLLFVNAGMVQFVPFFLGQQTPPYPRATSVQKCVRTLDIENVGITTRHNTFFQMAGNFSFGDYFKRDAIKHAWALLTSSVDDGGYGFDPERIWVTVYLDDDDARDIWRDEVGVPESRIQRRGMADNYWSMGIPGPCGPCSEIYYDRGPEYGKEGGPEADEDRYIEIWNLVFMQNERGLGISKDNFEILGPLPKQNIDTGMGVERVAFLLQGVDNVYETDLVRPVIAKAEELSGRKYGAVHDDDVRFRVIADHARTAAMLIADGVNPGNDGRGYVLRRLLRRIVRSAKLLGADKPSMREFITVVRDTMAPSYPVLDTDFGRIETVAVGEETAFLKTLTSGSKLFEGAAESVKASGKSTIGGDQAFALHDTYGFPIDLTLEMAAEAGLTVDEEGFRTLMAEQRQRAKDDAQARKHAHADLTVYKELLDRGPTEFTGFHELVSEAHVLALISQGQRVPVATAGQDVEVILDRSPLYAEAGGQIADLGTLTGPGLRVKVNDVQKIAKKLWVHKVTVQEGQLTEGDVVLAQVDAAWRKGATQGHSGTHMVHAALRQVLGPNAVQAGSLNKPGYLRFDFSWQGALTEAQKQDIEVVANEAVAADYSVNTFVTDLDKAKSMGAMALFGENYGDEVRVVEIGGPFSMELCGGTHVGSSSQIGNVTLLGEQSVGSGVRRVEAYVGLDSYRYLAKERALLAGLSSSLKVPSEEVPARVEALVERLRVAEKELEQTRAQAVLAAAGTFVDKAQRVGPVLLVADSAPAGVGGNDLRGLVTDIRGRFGTQPAVVALLGDVDGKVPFVVAVNKAAQELGLAAGDLVKGFGPKIGGRGGGKADMAQGSGSDTSGIAAALDAVRGQVADKVGSQ
- the ruvX gene encoding Holliday junction resolvase RuvX, coding for MDHAEQGPDRPGVDDPGRGRRIGIDVGSVRIGVASSDPDGILATPVETVPRSKERGPDAPDIRRIADIVEEYEAVEVIVGLPQTLRGERGKAASIATVFAKRLRRKVDPIPVRMADERLTTVTAARALRESGVSARGQRPVIDQAAAVAILQGWLDERSRSVNAGDSGGDAQLPEGGQ